The Novipirellula caenicola genome includes a region encoding these proteins:
- the pdxH gene encoding pyridoxamine 5'-phosphate oxidase, with translation MSIEKMRRTYTLSGLDEKDVDPNPLVQFDLWFKQASESPLPEWFEVNAMTLSTADPHGAVTSRVVLLKQVKEGEFYFFTNYDSIKGKQLAANPQAAICFFWPHLERQIRIEGSVRKASREDAVAYFHSRPRESQLGALVSRQSSEVSSREVLETRMQELSTEHEGAEVPCPENWGGYALKPTTIEFWQGRPSRLHDRIAYKQCDDASWRVVRLSP, from the coding sequence ATGTCGATAGAGAAAATGCGACGAACTTACACGCTCAGTGGACTCGATGAGAAAGACGTCGATCCCAATCCGCTGGTTCAGTTCGATCTTTGGTTTAAACAAGCCAGTGAATCGCCGTTGCCGGAGTGGTTTGAGGTCAACGCGATGACGCTATCGACTGCGGACCCCCACGGAGCGGTGACCTCAAGAGTGGTGTTGTTGAAACAGGTCAAAGAAGGTGAGTTCTATTTTTTCACTAACTACGATTCGATCAAGGGAAAACAGTTGGCCGCCAATCCTCAAGCGGCAATCTGTTTCTTCTGGCCGCACTTGGAACGGCAAATTCGCATCGAGGGAAGTGTCCGCAAGGCATCACGTGAGGACGCCGTTGCGTATTTTCATAGCCGTCCACGCGAGAGCCAATTAGGGGCGCTGGTCAGCCGTCAATCGAGCGAAGTGAGTTCGCGTGAAGTCTTGGAAACTCGCATGCAAGAATTAAGCACCGAGCACGAAGGAGCCGAGGTTCCATGTCCCGAAAATTGGGGCGGCTATGCCTTGAAACCGACCACCATCGAATTTTGGCAAGGGCGTCCAAGCCGGCTGCACGATCGCATCGCCTATAAGCAATGCGATGACGCGTCCTGGCGGGTTGTCCGTTTGTCTCCCTAA
- a CDS encoding glycosyltransferase family 2 protein has product MTDRPQLSIVIPAYNEQHNIGPCIDELMSFLVDQHHIDTELIVVNDNSQDETEAEVLERVTRWPNVRLIRRQSPGGFGRAIRSGLEFVRGSVVVIYMADRSDHPDDVLCYYDTIQQGYDCVFGSRFIRGASVKQYPKVKLVVNRIVNKAIQWMFWTDMNDLTNAFKAYRNEVIEQCGPYRACHFNITLEMSLSALISGYKIKQVPIKWEGRTWGSSNLRMREMGRRYLCTLLMLFFQRVLMSDDVRAESTRYPTGAVEVHADPTMPDSDRV; this is encoded by the coding sequence ATGACAGACCGCCCTCAGCTTTCGATTGTCATCCCCGCATACAACGAACAGCACAACATCGGCCCCTGCATTGATGAATTGATGTCGTTTTTGGTGGATCAGCATCACATCGACACCGAGTTGATTGTCGTGAATGACAACAGCCAGGATGAGACCGAGGCCGAGGTGCTCGAACGCGTCACACGCTGGCCCAACGTCCGACTGATACGACGCCAGTCGCCGGGCGGATTTGGCCGCGCCATTCGATCCGGACTCGAGTTTGTTCGCGGATCCGTGGTGGTCATCTACATGGCCGACCGATCGGATCACCCCGATGACGTGCTCTGTTACTACGACACAATCCAACAAGGCTATGACTGTGTTTTTGGATCACGATTCATCCGAGGCGCTTCGGTCAAGCAATACCCCAAAGTCAAACTTGTCGTCAATCGAATCGTCAACAAAGCGATTCAGTGGATGTTCTGGACCGACATGAATGATTTGACCAATGCGTTTAAAGCCTACCGCAACGAAGTCATCGAACAGTGCGGACCGTATCGTGCATGTCATTTCAATATCACGCTTGAAATGTCGCTTAGCGCATTGATCAGCGGCTATAAAATCAAGCAGGTTCCGATCAAATGGGAAGGCCGCACGTGGGGTTCAAGCAACCTTCGAATGCGTGAAATGGGACGCCGTTATCTGTGTACGCTGTTGATGCTTTTCTTTCAACGAGTACTGATGTCCGATGATGTCCGTGCCGAAAGCACGCGGTATCCAACGGGAGCAGTGGAAGTTCATGCGGATCCGACGATGCCCGACTCGGACCGTGTTTAA